AGCCAGTTCTCTGGGTGCTCAATGGCCTGTTTCAAGTCATTGAGGAACAGCGCCGCCTCGGCGCCGTTGACCACCCGGTGATCTGCCGTGATGGTGATGGGCATGCCTTCGGGTCCATTCCCGGCGATAGCAATGATGGCCGCCGTCCCCGGGGTGACGATGGCATCGAACTGGGCAATGCCGTACATCCCCATGTTCGAGATAGTAAAGGTAGGGTTGGTATATTCAGGCGGACTGAGACGACGTTTGCGCGCCTTCTCCAGCAATGAGGTCCACTCCGTCTGCAACTGTTCCGGCTTCTTGCCTTCGACACCGCGCAGGACAGGCACAACCAGACCACCGTCTTCCGTAGTCGCGGCAATGCCGATATCATGCTGACTGCGTTCGACAATCTTATCCACAGGCTGATAAGCGGCGTTCACCAGGGGGTGTCTGTGCAACGCCTGCGAAGCGGCCTTGGCAATCGCCACCGTGACGGAAAGCTTGTGTGCCTTGGCGGCGCGGATCAGCGCCTCGGGCCTGACCTGCACGGTGACATGAAAAACCGGGATACTCAGGGATGCGGCCATCGCTTGGCTGATCGCTCTTTCGATGGCCGTCATGGCGCGGCCGTTACCTGGCACCGCGGGCTCGGCAGTACCGTCCGACGCGACCGGGGCGGCACGGCCACCAGCAGCACCGAGAACATCTGCGGCGACAATCACGCCCGCAGGCCCCGTACCGCGCAGCCCGTTGATATCCACACCCCGCTGGCCCGCCAACTGCCGGGCAAAGGGACTGGCGGTCCCCTGCCGCGGACGCGGCGCCGGATATGCACCAGGTACTGGGCCAGACATGGCGGCGGCAGGCACGGGAGTCGCTACCGGCGCCGATGTAGCATCGGGCTGGCGCCGCCCTCCGTCATGGACAGCGTTTTCGTGGCTTACCTGCTCCGGCGACTCCACTAGCCAGGCGATGGCCTCCCCTACGGGCACCACCGCATCCACCACCGCCAAAGGCCCCGACAGGTACCCCTCACGGAACACTTCCACGTCCATGATGGCCTTGTCCGTTTCCACCGTCGCCACCACGTCGCCACGCTCTACCCGCGCGCCCGCAGGCTTCTCCCAGGATACCAGGACACCTTCGGTCATGGTGTCGGAGAGTTGCGGCATCTTCACCGCATAGCCTTCAGAGGCGGGTGGCGTAGCGGATGCAGGCCCCGTCGGCACGACCGCAGGCGCTGCAGGAACAGGCGCTGCCGCCGTTTCCACCGCGCTATCGGTGATATAGCCGATAGTCCCGCCCACCGGAATGACGCTGTTGGCCTCGGCCAGGGGTCCCGCCAAGTAACCGGAACGAAACACCTCGACATCCATGATGGCCTTGTCCGTTTCCACCGTCGCCACCACGTCGCCACGCTCTACCCGCGCGCCCGCGGGCTTCTCCCAGGATACCAGGACACCTTCCGTCATGGTGTCGGAAAGTTGCGGCATTTTGATGACGTAAGGTTCAGCCATATTTCACCATTGTTGAGTCAAACCGAGGGTAAGGAGGGGGACGGATTGCCGGAATCTTACCGGCCCAGCATCTTCCGCACAGCGGCGACCACTTCTCCGGCATTGGGGATAGCCGCCTTTTCCAGGTGGCGATTATACGGAATAGGCACATCCAGCGCATGCACCCGTACCGGCGCCGCATCGAGATCAAAAAAGCATTCCTCGTTGAGGATCGCCATCACCTCGGAACCCACGCCCACCGGCGCCTCGTCTTCTTCGACAACGACGGCGCGATGGGTCTTGCGCACGCTGGCCGCGATACCGGCCCGATCCATGGGTTTGAGCGCCCGCAAATCCACCACTTCGGCGTCGATGCCGTAGTCCTGAGCCAACTTCTGCGCCGCATCCAACGCCCAATGAACGCTGATGTTATAGGCAAAAATACTGACGTCCTTACCCGGCCGCATCACTTCGACGCCTTCCAGCGGCGTAAAAAATTCTTCGTCCGGGATCTCGCCCTTGAGGTTATACATACTCTCGTGCTCAATGATCACTACCGGATCATCACAGCGCACGGCGCTTTTCAGCAGTCCGTAGGCGTCGCGCGGCGTTGCCGGGGTCACCACCCGCAGGCCGGAAATACCCATGAACACTTTCTCCATGCGCGCCGAGTGCTGGGCACCCAATTGGTGCGCAGTGCCGCCCGGTACCCGCATCACGAAGGGACAACGGATACGACCACCGGACATGTAATGGATTTTCGCGGCGTTGTTCATGAGCTGATCCATCGCCAACCAGGCGAAATTAACGCTCATGATTTCGACGATGGGACGGGCCCCGATCATGGCGGCGCCCACCCCGATACCGGTGTAGCTGTTTTCGGAAATGGGGGTATCGATTACCCGCTGCTCGCCGTACTTGGCGAAGAGGCCGCTGGTCGCCTTGTAGGTACCGCCGGCGACGCCGATATCCTCACCCATGGCAAAAACCAGGGGGTCCCGCGCCATCTCTTCATCGTGGGCGCGCAGGATACCCTGCCAATACATCATTTCAGCCATGGCTGCCTGCCTCCTTTTCTGTGTATACGTAACGGGCGATATCTTCCAGACGCGGCTCCGGGCTCTCGGCGGCAAAGCGCACGATTTCATTTTCGATTTCGTCCAGTATGGCCTTGTCCATGGCGTGGAACTCGTCCTCGCTGACCACCCCGGCTTCCAGCAGACGGTGCTTGTAGATGCCGATGGGATCGCGCTGCGCCCATTCCTCCACCTCTTCCTTGGAACGGTAGGCGCCCGAGTCGGACATGGAATGGCCCCGCAGACGATAGGTCATCAACTCCAGGAAGTAGGGTTTACGCTTTTCCCGCACGTACTGCACCGCCTTTTCGGCGTGGTCCATGACCACATCGATATCCTGGCCGTCGCACTGCGCCGCCTCGATTCTGTAAGGTGCCACCCGCTTGTACTGGTTGATCTCCACCGTCGAACGTTCAATGGCAGTGCCGATACCATACAGGTTGTTTTCGCAGATAAAGAGCACCGGCAGATTCCACAGGCTCGCCATGTTCATGGTTTCGTGGAAAGTGCCCTGATTGTTGGCGCCGTCGCCCAAAAAACAGATCGAGATTTCGTCACTACCGCGCAACTGGATCGCCTTGGCGAAACCGGCCGCCAGCGGGAAGGGGCCGCCGACCAGCGCGTAGCCGCCCATGAAGTGCACATCGGGATCAAAGAGGTGCATGGAACCACCACGGCCCTTGGAACAGCCTGTCTCTTTGCCGAAGA
This sequence is a window from Acidithiobacillus ferridurans. Protein-coding genes within it:
- a CDS encoding FAD-dependent oxidoreductase, with the protein product MAEPYVIKMPQLSDTMTEGVLVSWEKPAGARVERGDVVATVETDKAIMDVEVFRSGYLAGPLAEANSVIPVGGTIGYITDSAVETAAAPVPAAPAVVPTGPASATPPASEGYAVKMPQLSDTMTEGVLVSWEKPAGARVERGDVVATVETDKAIMDVEVFREGYLSGPLAVVDAVVPVGEAIAWLVESPEQVSHENAVHDGGRRQPDATSAPVATPVPAAAMSGPVPGAYPAPRPRQGTASPFARQLAGQRGVDINGLRGTGPAGVIVAADVLGAAGGRAAPVASDGTAEPAVPGNGRAMTAIERAISQAMAASLSIPVFHVTVQVRPEALIRAAKAHKLSVTVAIAKAASQALHRHPLVNAAYQPVDKIVERSQHDIGIAATTEDGGLVVPVLRGVEGKKPEQLQTEWTSLLEKARKRRLSPPEYTNPTFTISNMGMYGIAQFDAIVTPGTAAIIAIAGNGPEGMPITITADHRVVNGAEAALFLNDLKQAIEHPENWLGSGGQVIPEGDYDVQVLVIGAGPGGEDCARELAENGIRVAMVNDAPLPGGECLWRGCIPSKAWRAAADRIRDREHDAAMGIALGTPRLDWAQLEQHRRGILQTRGEMALKTDQGVKIQVLEGYARFTGDHSVEISGKDARTLTFGACVIATGAPAFVPPIPGIQDALKSGAAVTSDTVWNLKQPPARLCVIGAGAIGMEMAQMFHDFGAEVRVLEALPRPVAEMEKEVAEQLMKAIAHNSPRLQVLTGVKVMDVAGQPGQLAVRYQSGDEVANYACDLLLVATGKRPDTSGLNLAAVGVALGDRAVIAVDASGRTNVPHIYAVGDVIGGYMLAHTAGQQGRVAAASLLGHSARYEAAKDCGVTFTRPQCAFVGLSLEQAKAGGIDAVEVKVPLSIDAKAMMTGETDGLIKIVADKISHRIVGVHFLADHADTLVGEAVMMVSAGLTLEQVAGAIHPHPTQTELFGEMARRLLSRLRRSARAAS
- a CDS encoding alpha-ketoacid dehydrogenase subunit beta translates to MAEMMYWQGILRAHDEEMARDPLVFAMGEDIGVAGGTYKATSGLFAKYGEQRVIDTPISENSYTGIGVGAAMIGARPIVEIMSVNFAWLAMDQLMNNAAKIHYMSGGRIRCPFVMRVPGGTAHQLGAQHSARMEKVFMGISGLRVVTPATPRDAYGLLKSAVRCDDPVVIIEHESMYNLKGEIPDEEFFTPLEGVEVMRPGKDVSIFAYNISVHWALDAAQKLAQDYGIDAEVVDLRALKPMDRAGIAASVRKTHRAVVVEEDEAPVGVGSEVMAILNEECFFDLDAAPVRVHALDVPIPYNRHLEKAAIPNAGEVVAAVRKMLGR
- the pdhA gene encoding pyruvate dehydrogenase (acetyl-transferring) E1 component subunit alpha, whose product is MDATDQKRLLREMLFARRFEERCAEAYHERQIGGFLHLYPGEEACAIGVLEKARTGSDYVVTGYRDHIHALKSGMDPKVLMAELFGKETGCSKGRGGSMHLFDPDVHFMGGYALVGGPFPLAAGFAKAIQLRGSDEISICFLGDGANNQGTFHETMNMASLWNLPVLFICENNLYGIGTAIERSTVEINQYKRVAPYRIEAAQCDGQDIDVVMDHAEKAVQYVREKRKPYFLELMTYRLRGHSMSDSGAYRSKEEVEEWAQRDPIGIYKHRLLEAGVVSEDEFHAMDKAILDEIENEIVRFAAESPEPRLEDIARYVYTEKEAGSHG